The following are encoded in a window of Lacinutrix sp. WUR7 genomic DNA:
- a CDS encoding sulfotransferase family 2 domain-containing protein — protein MNSKNIFIHIPKTGGTTINCVMNKTQWQTKPDFNYRHILYETKRSNSKDIFNPLNYDKYEAYNIFMLLRNPIDRLISEYYFIKDRSEFMSLIKPVPKNLSDYIKNKQTQNYMVGFLLGKRMYDEDLVNEDDFELVINTINNLDIHVGVFEAYAKSLSYFSSITGIKLPKHIDVKRITLNRPKLENISEETKELIKKNNALDFKLYAYCLKRFEENTKDFNAKAIQFKGDKYNYVLKYTERFNLLETGLKEKNFIHTHQQFFNDLNLYLHKHLKIKDGKTYVNLWNDYFIASMNASYTNTPLAKKLNTLDKEMDPLKKTEQICNALNHVFKGNPSNLYKQQLVFKKDSVIIKTPANNGFISKLKSKLFS, from the coding sequence ATGAATTCTAAGAATATTTTTATTCACATTCCTAAAACTGGAGGCACAACTATAAATTGTGTAATGAATAAAACCCAATGGCAAACGAAACCAGATTTTAATTATCGCCATATTTTATACGAAACAAAACGATCTAATTCAAAAGATATTTTTAATCCTTTAAATTATGATAAGTATGAAGCTTATAATATTTTCATGCTCTTAAGAAACCCTATAGATCGTTTAATTTCTGAATATTATTTTATTAAAGACCGTTCCGAATTTATGTCTTTAATAAAACCTGTTCCAAAAAACTTAAGCGATTACATTAAAAACAAACAGACTCAAAATTATATGGTTGGCTTTTTACTAGGAAAGCGTATGTATGACGAAGATTTGGTGAATGAAGATGATTTTGAATTGGTTATTAATACTATAAACAACTTAGATATTCATGTTGGTGTTTTTGAAGCGTACGCAAAATCCTTATCTTATTTTAGCTCCATTACCGGGATTAAATTACCTAAGCATATAGATGTAAAACGCATTACACTTAATAGGCCAAAACTGGAAAACATTTCGGAAGAAACCAAAGAATTAATCAAAAAAAATAATGCCTTAGATTTTAAACTCTATGCATATTGTTTAAAGAGATTTGAAGAGAACACAAAAGATTTTAACGCGAAAGCAATTCAATTTAAAGGAGATAAATACAACTATGTTTTAAAATATACGGAACGATTTAATTTATTAGAAACTGGACTAAAGGAAAAAAATTTTATACATACCCATCAACAGTTTTTTAACGATTTAAATCTTTATCTGCATAAACATCTTAAAATAAAAGATGGTAAAACCTATGTAAATCTATGGAACGACTATTTTATTGCTTCCATGAATGCATCTTATACTAATACTCCATTAGCAAAAAAATTAAATACATTAGATAAAGAAATGGACCCCTTAAAAAAGACGGAACAAATTTGCAATGCATTGAATCATGTTTTTAAAGGAAACCCTTCTAATTTATATAAACAACAGCTCGTCTTTAAAAAAGATAGTGTTATAATAAAAACACCCGCAAACAACGGTTTTATTTCTAAATTAAAATCGAAGTTATTTAGTTAA
- a CDS encoding T9SS type A sorting domain-containing protein, whose product MKKITLLCIAFIAFAFSFQANAQCDYTLEMNDSWGDGWTGGTVDVLVNGAVVLDEATLNSGYQGTLTFAVNDGDDVTVMHSMDGTFPGDMSYRILNPLGIVVGTGDPLNDILTGTITAACPTCTLALTDGGMVVKDCASNQFSIDVDVTLIGDATSITDGTTPQTITTTGIYTFGPYLSGDSVTISLVHSDAACNFDLEAMGGICGPSETSCGAYSSTPGSFITTGSPVNDIITVTGTSTQEILDLNVIIAIDHTFLADLDISLTSPTGTVVDLMFDQCTSNENMDIEFDDEGVAIDCGSEPTIGVFTVTNASGTLLSDFDTETFDGDWTLTVVDDASGDDGTLLQWCLVPTLQTLGIEEVTRISFSYYPNPVNNTLALKAQKDIENVSVYNMLGQEVLRTAPNAVNTEVNMSALQSGAYFVKVTIGSATETVRIMKN is encoded by the coding sequence ATGAAAAAAATTACTTTATTATGTATTGCCTTTATCGCATTTGCATTTTCTTTTCAAGCTAATGCACAATGTGATTACACTTTAGAAATGAACGATTCCTGGGGAGACGGCTGGACTGGTGGAACTGTAGATGTTCTAGTAAATGGAGCTGTAGTTTTAGATGAAGCTACATTGAATTCTGGATATCAAGGGACATTAACCTTTGCTGTAAATGATGGAGACGACGTAACAGTTATGCATTCTATGGACGGTACTTTTCCTGGTGATATGTCTTATCGGATTTTAAATCCTCTAGGAATAGTAGTTGGAACAGGTGATCCATTAAATGATATTCTTACAGGAACAATTACGGCAGCATGTCCTACATGTACGCTTGCTTTAACAGATGGAGGAATGGTTGTTAAAGATTGTGCTAGTAATCAATTCTCTATTGATGTAGATGTTACTCTTATTGGTGATGCTACTAGTATTACAGATGGTACAACACCTCAAACCATAACAACTACAGGGATTTATACTTTTGGGCCATATTTATCAGGAGATTCGGTTACAATATCTCTTGTTCATTCGGATGCGGCATGTAATTTTGATTTAGAAGCTATGGGTGGAATTTGTGGTCCTTCTGAAACTTCTTGCGGTGCTTATTCTAGTACGCCAGGAAGTTTTATTACTACAGGTTCTCCTGTTAATGATATCATTACTGTCACTGGAACATCTACTCAAGAAATTTTAGATTTAAACGTTATTATTGCTATTGATCATACTTTTTTAGCTGATTTAGATATTAGCTTAACAAGTCCAACAGGTACTGTTGTAGATCTTATGTTTGATCAATGTACTTCTAATGAAAATATGGATATTGAGTTTGATGACGAAGGTGTGGCTATTGATTGTGGTTCTGAACCAACAATTGGTGTTTTCACTGTTACAAATGCATCCGGGACATTATTATCTGATTTTGATACAGAAACTTTTGACGGAGACTGGACATTAACCGTTGTTGATGATGCTAGTGGAGATGATGGTACTTTATTACAATGGTGTTTAGTGCCTACATTACAAACTTTAGGTATTGAAGAAGTAACACGTATTAGTTTTTCTTACTATCCAAACCCAGTGAATAATACCTTAGCTTTAAAAGCGCAAAAAGATATTGAAAACGTATCTGTTTATAATATGTTAGGTCAAGAAGTACTACGTACTGCTCCTAATGCGGTGAATACAGAAGTTAATATGTCTGCTTTACAATCTGGAGCTTACTTTGTTAAAGTAACTATAGGAAGTGCTACAGAAACGGTAAGAATTATGAAGAATTAA
- a CDS encoding T9SS type A sorting domain-containing protein, giving the protein MRKITLLMVLFAMFNLNAQTVFTEDFNAALSLPAGWTNNDIEGGGEVWAFATGGEAIGYADGNTIYYEYGGMSGNYGVFDSFAYAGIIAENAALESPAFDCSGLTNVTLNYNHFFTSGYGGAGFVEVYNGSAWVEVASYGASTVYGLQNIDVSAELAGVSNAKVRFRWVGNYAWGWAFDNVEVYQCTEIAVPACTIPIAPVDTATDVVTTESTDGLSRVVAFSWDAIPGALNYDFVFEGNTIANVSTPNINITGLDYDTTYSWSVIPINCFGASTGCATWTFTSESAPPPPANDNVCNAEGLTVDAAPLAGTNALSTFDATEVAGSCWGSTTTGNTVWYSFVAPASGLVEITTDFETEMTDSQLALYAFTDCTDYSTGTELECSDDDGETGFGYMSVINTAASPLTGGSTYYIQVDGYGNAVGAFQIQVKELLINDECSGAIEVIVGGAAVAYDNTAATDSGVVDTACFTGATVNDIWYTFTTPATGISTLVITGPATMYALYSDCATAIDGGCSSDNPELVPSATYLVAITDDGVARATGAGTISVTNTLSTQDFDNDLAFTYYPNPVSNVLVLKAQKDIDNITVYNMLGQEVLRTAPNAVNTEVNMSALQAGAYFVKVTIGNATETVRIIKN; this is encoded by the coding sequence ATGAGAAAAATTACTTTATTAATGGTATTGTTTGCCATGTTTAACTTAAATGCGCAAACGGTTTTTACCGAAGATTTTAATGCGGCATTATCACTTCCAGCTGGCTGGACAAACAACGACATTGAAGGAGGAGGAGAAGTTTGGGCTTTTGCTACAGGAGGAGAAGCTATAGGCTATGCAGATGGCAATACTATTTATTATGAATATGGGGGAATGAGTGGTAATTACGGTGTTTTCGATAGTTTTGCTTATGCAGGTATCATTGCAGAAAATGCGGCTTTAGAAAGTCCAGCTTTTGATTGCTCTGGTTTAACTAATGTTACCTTAAATTACAACCACTTTTTTACTTCTGGTTATGGAGGTGCTGGTTTTGTAGAAGTATATAATGGTTCTGCTTGGGTAGAGGTGGCTTCTTATGGAGCAAGTACCGTTTACGGATTACAAAATATTGATGTTTCTGCGGAATTAGCAGGTGTTTCCAATGCAAAGGTGCGATTTAGATGGGTAGGTAACTATGCATGGGGTTGGGCTTTTGACAATGTGGAAGTGTATCAATGTACAGAAATAGCAGTTCCAGCGTGTACTATTCCTATAGCGCCTGTAGACACTGCAACAGATGTGGTAACCACAGAATCAACTGATGGCCTTAGCCGAGTAGTGGCTTTTTCATGGGATGCTATTCCGGGAGCACTAAATTATGATTTTGTATTTGAGGGAAATACCATAGCAAATGTGTCTACTCCAAATATAAATATTACAGGTTTAGATTATGATACAACGTATTCTTGGTCGGTTATTCCAATAAATTGTTTTGGTGCTAGTACCGGTTGTGCAACTTGGACTTTTACTTCTGAGTCTGCACCACCACCACCAGCAAATGATAATGTTTGTAATGCTGAAGGGTTAACTGTGGATGCAGCTCCGCTTGCAGGTACGAATGCATTATCTACTTTTGACGCGACCGAAGTTGCTGGTTCCTGTTGGGGATCTACAACAACCGGTAATACTGTTTGGTACTCATTTGTAGCTCCTGCATCTGGTTTAGTTGAAATAACTACGGATTTTGAAACAGAAATGACAGATTCTCAATTGGCATTATATGCTTTCACAGATTGCACAGATTATTCTACTGGTACAGAATTAGAATGTAGTGACGATGATGGAGAAACTGGATTTGGTTATATGTCTGTTATAAATACAGCTGCATCCCCATTAACAGGTGGTAGTACTTATTACATTCAAGTGGATGGTTATGGTAACGCAGTAGGTGCATTTCAAATTCAAGTAAAAGAACTGTTAATAAATGATGAATGTTCGGGTGCTATTGAAGTAATTGTAGGAGGTGCAGCAGTAGCTTATGATAATACGGCAGCTACAGATTCAGGAGTTGTGGACACAGCTTGTTTTACTGGTGCTACCGTTAATGATATTTGGTATACATTTACAACACCTGCAACTGGTATTTCTACTCTTGTTATTACAGGTCCAGCGACTATGTATGCTTTATATAGTGATTGTGCAACGGCTATTGATGGCGGTTGTTCTAGTGACAATCCTGAATTAGTTCCTAGTGCAACGTATCTTGTTGCAATAACGGATGATGGTGTTGCACGAGCAACAGGTGCTGGTACAATTTCAGTAACGAATACCTTATCTACACAAGATTTTGATAACGATTTAGCTTTTACTTATTATCCAAATCCAGTTTCTAATGTTTTAGTACTAAAAGCGCAAAAAGATATAGATAACATTACTGTTTATAATATGTTAGGTCAAGAAGTACTACGTACTGCTCCTAATGCGGTTAATACAGAAGTTAATATGTCTGCTTTACAAGCTGGAGCTTACTTTGTTAAAGTAACCATAGGTAATGCTACAGAAACAGTAAGGATTATTAAGAATTAA
- a CDS encoding T9SS-dependent choice-of-anchor J family protein: MKKITLLLFAMFAFAWQANAQFTENFDTEIPATWTVTNVDAGNTWLHVTAENYLGDGHARISWDSNAHDDYLITPQFTVTAGASDRVSFWAAISNNWTETFEVRLSTTGFAPADFTTLLGSETATINVPNYAQYTYDLSSYDGMTVYVAIRATDTDKFYLHIDEFVNDAAPTCTTAVVNSATVMPDCSNAQFSVDVDVATVGDGANVTDGLGGTFPVVSGIVTAGPYATGVTVTLTLEHTDAACDFSLGDFSYDDCPTQVICGTPTNATGCYENNSNLDWLFASSDGTSGLKITVNSGTVENTYDEFIVYDGVDATAPELYNGYGTAGDLTGLTFNSTGTSLFVRIAGDSSNSCGSAEQTSIDFNVECLSCAPATVTATVVDDCAASGGFKIEVDITDLGSATSMTASDDQASASQTLNAAGMLTFGPYTNGTVVAITVANDQDPVCSSSFNGLVQDACPATNDECANAIDLDSVMNADEVTCTLTYTGSNLGATNSAGEVAPSSTCTNATSDPNPSDIWFTLTVPASGGFIYDSIVGPGYSSIVEVYTGTCGALTALDPVVCNSSLDEKIFEGLTPGDTVYLRYWDYGSNDEGALEFCIKPTPTCPEPTAGSATAITDSSADLGWTEGGTATTWNVEWGTAPLTMGTGTMITGTMTNPQALTGLTAETDYEYYVQADCGGGDTSSWSGPYAFSTTEVCPAPSAGSATAITETSADLGWTENGTATMWNIELVDVAGGGTVTGNATASGVTNPYAATGLVGDNSYAFYVQSDCGGGDTSAWSGPYTFATPYVAVIPSCTSGVFLDAGGASSDYPSGENVTYVIAPDVVGDAVTVTFTAFSSENNGTTGCWDGLTVYNGPDDTAATIDPPGGGTIWCWDRDDIIDQGTGDLQGMSITSTHASGTLTFVFTSDSSVTREGWEATVTCSTLSTQSFDNELAFTYYPNPVSSALVLKAQKDINNIAVYNMLGQEVLRTAPNAVNTEVNMSSLQAGAYFVKVTIGNTTETVRVIKN; the protein is encoded by the coding sequence ATGAAAAAAATTACCTTATTACTATTCGCAATGTTTGCCTTTGCTTGGCAAGCTAATGCGCAATTCACAGAGAATTTTGATACTGAAATTCCAGCAACTTGGACAGTAACGAATGTAGACGCTGGAAATACTTGGCTTCATGTGACCGCTGAAAATTACTTAGGTGATGGTCATGCTCGTATTTCTTGGGATTCTAATGCTCATGACGATTATTTAATTACACCACAATTCACAGTTACTGCAGGTGCTTCGGATAGAGTGTCTTTTTGGGCCGCAATCTCAAATAATTGGACAGAAACATTTGAAGTTAGATTATCCACTACAGGTTTTGCTCCAGCTGATTTTACTACCCTTTTGGGTAGTGAAACGGCAACTATTAACGTGCCAAATTATGCACAATATACATATGATTTATCATCCTATGATGGTATGACTGTTTATGTCGCAATTAGAGCTACAGATACTGATAAGTTCTATTTGCATATTGATGAGTTTGTTAATGATGCAGCTCCAACGTGTACTACAGCAGTAGTGAATAGTGCTACGGTGATGCCAGATTGTTCTAATGCACAATTTAGTGTAGATGTAGACGTGGCAACAGTAGGAGATGGTGCTAATGTTACCGATGGTTTAGGTGGAACTTTTCCTGTTGTTTCAGGAATTGTTACTGCAGGACCTTACGCAACTGGAGTTACAGTAACTTTAACTTTGGAGCATACAGATGCTGCTTGTGATTTCTCTCTTGGAGATTTTAGTTATGATGATTGTCCAACACAAGTTATTTGTGGGACACCAACAAATGCTACTGGTTGTTATGAAAACAATAGTAATTTAGACTGGTTGTTTGCAAGTTCAGATGGTACTAGTGGATTAAAAATCACAGTTAATTCTGGAACAGTTGAAAATACGTATGATGAATTTATTGTATATGACGGAGTAGATGCTACGGCACCAGAATTATATAACGGTTATGGTACTGCTGGAGATTTAACAGGATTAACATTTAATTCTACAGGTACTTCACTATTTGTAAGAATAGCAGGAGATTCATCAAACTCTTGTGGTAGTGCAGAGCAAACTTCAATAGATTTTAATGTAGAGTGTCTATCTTGTGCTCCTGCAACAGTAACAGCAACAGTGGTTGACGATTGTGCAGCTTCTGGAGGATTTAAGATTGAAGTAGATATTACAGATTTAGGTTCAGCGACGTCAATGACAGCTTCAGATGACCAAGCAAGTGCTTCGCAAACTTTAAACGCGGCAGGAATGTTAACTTTTGGACCTTATACAAACGGAACAGTTGTAGCTATAACGGTTGCTAATGATCAAGACCCAGTGTGTTCTTCATCATTTAATGGTTTAGTTCAAGATGCTTGCCCAGCAACAAATGATGAGTGTGCAAACGCTATAGATTTAGATTCAGTAATGAATGCAGACGAAGTAACATGTACTTTAACGTATACTGGTAGTAATCTTGGAGCAACTAATTCTGCAGGAGAAGTAGCTCCTAGTAGTACTTGTACAAATGCTACATCAGATCCAAATCCTAGTGATATTTGGTTTACTTTAACTGTTCCTGCTTCAGGAGGGTTTATTTATGATAGTATTGTGGGGCCTGGATATAGTTCTATTGTAGAAGTGTACACAGGAACTTGTGGTGCTTTAACAGCTTTAGATCCTGTCGTTTGTAATAGCTCTTTAGACGAAAAAATATTTGAAGGCTTAACTCCTGGAGATACAGTATATTTAAGATATTGGGATTATGGTAGTAATGATGAAGGTGCATTAGAGTTTTGTATTAAGCCAACACCTACATGTCCAGAACCAACTGCTGGTTCTGCAACTGCAATTACAGATTCTTCTGCTGATTTAGGTTGGACAGAAGGTGGAACTGCAACAACTTGGAATGTGGAATGGGGAACTGCTCCATTAACAATGGGAACAGGAACTATGATTACTGGTACCATGACAAACCCACAAGCATTAACAGGATTAACTGCAGAAACGGATTACGAATATTATGTACAAGCAGATTGTGGTGGTGGAGACACTAGTTCATGGTCGGGACCATATGCATTCTCAACTACAGAAGTATGTCCTGCACCATCTGCTGGTTCTGCAACTGCAATTACAGAAACTTCTGCTGACTTAGGTTGGACAGAAAATGGAACTGCAACAATGTGGAATATAGAATTAGTTGATGTTGCTGGTGGAGGAACTGTTACAGGAAATGCAACAGCTTCGGGGGTTACAAATCCTTATGCTGCTACTGGTTTAGTAGGAGATAATTCTTATGCGTTTTATGTGCAATCAGATTGCGGTGGTGGAGACACTAGTGCTTGGTCAGGACCATATACATTTGCAACACCTTACGTTGCTGTAATACCAAGTTGTACTAGTGGTGTTTTCTTAGATGCAGGAGGAGCCAGTAGTGATTATCCAAGTGGTGAAAATGTTACATATGTAATTGCACCAGACGTTGTAGGTGATGCTGTTACGGTTACTTTTACTGCTTTTAGCTCAGAAAATAATGGAACAACAGGTTGTTGGGACGGCTTAACAGTTTATAATGGACCAGATGATACAGCTGCTACTATTGATCCTCCAGGAGGTGGAACAATTTGGTGTTGGGATAGAGATGATATTATAGACCAAGGAACAGGAGATTTACAAGGTATGTCTATAACATCTACACATGCATCAGGAACTTTAACCTTTGTGTTTACTTCTGATAGTAGTGTAACAAGAGAAGGATGGGAAGCTACAGTAACTTGTTCTACATTATCTACGCAAAGCTTTGATAACGAATTAGCATTCACTTACTATCCAAACCCTGTATCTAGTGCTTTAGTTTTAAAAGCTCAAAAAGATATAAATAACATAGCTGTTTATAACATGTTAGGTCAAGAAGTACTTCGTACTGCTCCTAATGCTGTGAATACAGAAGTGAATATGTCTTCCTTACAAGCTGGAGCTTACTTTGTTAAAGTAACAATAGGTAATACTACAGAAACAGTAAGAGTAATTAAGAACTAA
- a CDS encoding T9SS type A sorting domain-containing protein, which produces MKKITLLLFLLIAFSISWHAQAQYLTEDFETAVPPTGWTLTTTNAGFTWYQAANPHLGASSAQVDYDPALVPQDEVLTTPVLDFTAAAAPRLKFWFNMSYYWGVDPFDNYDFAVSITDGTTTTLLWEEADFGVFENFTWNEITLDLSAYAGANNIQILFSYVGSDGASLNIDDILIEETPACEDPNTLAAMNISDVAADLSWTEAGTATTWNIEWGTTGFTPGAGTTITGTTTNPYNLSGLTINTSYDFYIQSDCDTNGVSNWVGPFNFSTLSTAPPANDLCANAILLACNQTVTGQTTVNASGGTAASCIGTIGDEVWYQFTGNDMEIELTVNATVEEAQVEVFESTDGTCAGVDTTACFASAGTEENPVVVNFIAASGTEYFIRVGNWINGDPGVDFSIETACIVCTEPTNLTANAITTVSADLGWTENGSATAWDIEWGTAGFVPTGTPMINDTTNPYMLTGLTEDTAYAFYVRSDCDMDDTNVSNWAGPFTFNTAFLPPACGGNFYDSGGASASYAVSESSTTTIFPDNVGDVVTITFTSVDIEASATTNGTQDGCWDFMTIYDGPDVTAPVLAQTLCGEESGDGDVPFVAASELNVGDSFTSTHTSGALTIVFSSDTSVVETGWEANVVCGPLSVEDYVFAGFSYYPNPANDYLTLKAQKNMDSISVYNILGQEVLRTAPNAVNTEVNMSALQSGAYFVKVTIGNATETVRVIKN; this is translated from the coding sequence ATGAAAAAAATTACATTACTATTATTCTTGCTAATTGCTTTTTCTATCAGTTGGCATGCACAAGCACAATATCTTACAGAAGATTTTGAAACGGCTGTTCCTCCAACCGGATGGACGCTAACCACAACGAATGCTGGTTTTACTTGGTATCAAGCTGCAAATCCGCATTTGGGAGCATCTTCTGCACAAGTAGATTATGATCCTGCTTTAGTACCTCAGGACGAAGTGCTTACAACGCCTGTTTTAGATTTTACAGCGGCTGCAGCACCAAGATTGAAGTTTTGGTTTAACATGAGTTATTATTGGGGAGTAGATCCTTTTGATAATTATGATTTCGCAGTTAGTATAACAGATGGTACCACAACAACGTTACTTTGGGAAGAAGCAGATTTTGGTGTGTTTGAAAATTTTACTTGGAACGAAATTACATTAGATTTAAGTGCGTACGCAGGTGCCAATAACATACAAATACTTTTTAGTTATGTTGGTAGTGATGGCGCATCTTTAAATATAGATGATATTTTAATTGAAGAAACACCTGCTTGTGAAGACCCTAATACACTAGCAGCTATGAACATTTCAGATGTTGCTGCAGATTTAAGTTGGACAGAAGCTGGTACAGCGACTACATGGAATATAGAATGGGGAACTACTGGTTTTACTCCTGGAGCAGGAACAACAATTACTGGAACGACAACTAATCCATATAATTTATCCGGATTAACAATAAACACAAGTTATGATTTTTATATTCAGTCAGATTGTGATACTAATGGAGTGAGTAACTGGGTTGGACCTTTTAATTTTTCTACGCTCTCTACAGCACCGCCTGCAAATGATTTATGTGCTAACGCCATACTTTTAGCTTGTAATCAAACCGTTACTGGGCAGACTACTGTAAATGCTTCTGGAGGAACTGCAGCTTCTTGTATTGGAACTATTGGAGACGAGGTATGGTATCAGTTTACTGGAAATGATATGGAAATTGAACTAACCGTAAATGCAACAGTAGAAGAAGCTCAAGTTGAAGTTTTTGAAAGTACAGATGGTACTTGTGCTGGTGTGGATACAACCGCTTGTTTTGCTTCAGCAGGAACCGAAGAAAACCCTGTTGTTGTTAATTTTATTGCAGCCTCAGGCACAGAATATTTTATAAGAGTAGGAAATTGGATTAATGGAGATCCTGGAGTAGATTTTTCTATAGAAACAGCCTGTATTGTTTGTACGGAACCAACAAATTTAACTGCTAATGCTATTACAACAGTATCTGCTGATTTAGGATGGACTGAAAATGGTTCAGCTACAGCTTGGGATATTGAATGGGGAACAGCTGGATTTGTGCCAACTGGGACTCCAATGATAAATGATACTACAAACCCATATATGCTTACTGGATTAACAGAAGATACTGCCTATGCGTTTTATGTACGTTCAGATTGTGATATGGATGATACCAATGTAAGTAATTGGGCAGGACCATTTACCTTTAATACTGCTTTTTTACCACCAGCATGTGGGGGTAATTTTTATGATTCGGGTGGAGCTAGTGCTAGTTATGCAGTTAGCGAATCGTCAACAACTACTATTTTTCCAGATAATGTTGGAGATGTAGTTACAATAACATTTACGTCTGTAGATATAGAAGCTTCCGCAACGACGAATGGTACTCAAGATGGCTGTTGGGATTTTATGACTATTTATGATGGTCCAGATGTTACAGCTCCAGTTTTAGCACAAACGTTGTGTGGTGAAGAAAGTGGAGACGGAGACGTACCATTTGTAGCAGCTAGTGAGTTAAATGTTGGAGACTCCTTTACATCAACACATACTAGCGGAGCATTAACTATCGTTTTTAGTTCAGATACAAGTGTCGTAGAAACAGGCTGGGAAGCTAATGTAGTTTGTGGGCCATTATCTGTTGAAGATTATGTGTTTGCAGGATTTTCCTATTATCCAAACCCAGCTAATGATTACTTAACATTAAAAGCACAAAAAAATATGGATAGCATATCTGTTTACAACATTTTAGGTCAAGAAGTACTGCGTACTGCTCCTAATGCTGTTAATACAGAAGTTAACATGTCTGCTTTACAATCTGGTGCTTACTTTGTTAAAGTAACAATAGGTAATGCTACAGAAACTGTAAGAGTTATTAAGAACTAA
- a CDS encoding enoyl-ACP reductase, producing the protein MYNLLKGKKGIIFGALDENSIAWKTAERVHEEGGTFVLTNAPVALRMGTINALAEKTGSQVIPADATSIEDLENLVEKSMEILDGKIDFVLHSIGMSINVRKGNAYTNQNYDWTQKGTDISAMSFHKVMQTLYKKDAMNPWGSIVALTYMAAQRVFPDYNDMADNKAYLESIARSFGYFMGKDKTVRVNTISQSPTPTTAGSGVKGFDGFIAYADKMSPLGNATALDCANYTVAMFSDLTKMVTLQNLFHDGGFNNVGVSNEVMEAFMDN; encoded by the coding sequence ATGTACAATTTATTAAAAGGAAAAAAAGGAATCATATTTGGCGCACTAGACGAGAACTCAATCGCTTGGAAAACAGCAGAACGCGTTCATGAAGAAGGAGGAACCTTTGTCTTAACTAATGCTCCTGTTGCTTTAAGAATGGGAACTATTAATGCTTTAGCTGAAAAAACAGGATCTCAAGTAATTCCTGCAGATGCTACTTCTATAGAAGACTTAGAAAATCTTGTTGAAAAATCTATGGAAATCCTTGACGGAAAAATAGATTTTGTTTTGCACTCTATTGGTATGTCTATAAATGTTAGAAAAGGAAATGCATACACGAATCAAAATTACGATTGGACTCAAAAAGGAACAGATATTTCTGCAATGTCTTTTCATAAAGTAATGCAAACCTTATATAAGAAAGATGCAATGAACCCTTGGGGAAGTATTGTAGCACTTACATATATGGCAGCACAACGTGTTTTTCCAGATTATAATGATATGGCAGATAATAAAGCATATTTAGAAAGTATTGCTCGTAGTTTTGGGTATTTTATGGGTAAAGACAAAACGGTTAGAGTAAATACAATATCACAATCACCAACACCAACAACTGCTGGTTCTGGAGTAAAAGGATTTGATGGTTTTATTGCTTATGCAGATAAAATGTCTCCTTTAGGTAATGCAACGGCTTTAGATTGTGCTAACTATACGGTAGCTATGTTTAGTGATTTGACTAAAATGGTTACCTTACAAAATCTATTTCATGATGGAGGTTTTAATAACGTAGGTGTAAGTAATGAAGTAATGGAAGCGTTTATGGACAACTAG